The following are encoded in a window of bacterium SCSIO 12643 genomic DNA:
- a CDS encoding universal stress protein, whose protein sequence is MDVCKRIAVPISFNKASIHAAGEAFFLAQKNGAEVVFIHVNTDRSKTERYFNDEFRKVIESHGELSHNLDISWRIIPGEKNTIVTQIAKTIDLLEPLFLVVGYDVKSKYDLGPNIKDIVYKTNYPVIALKSGETVRQLTTVLFPLTLEPNSRQKTNISIKIAKDLGLKIALFPMRLGNTKRDDTKEHIFVEQLKKRFEENKIDYSVEWADGKDAVDLILDRTNYNKTEIIGIVFESSPDFLDKFRTTREEKVLSRNTNPLLIVKSHHSPYIY, encoded by the coding sequence ATGGATGTTTGTAAGAGAATAGCAGTACCAATTAGCTTTAATAAAGCCTCTATTCATGCTGCTGGCGAAGCTTTTTTTCTCGCTCAAAAAAATGGAGCTGAAGTTGTATTTATTCACGTGAATACGGATCGTTCTAAAACCGAACGTTACTTTAACGATGAGTTTAGAAAGGTGATCGAAAGTCATGGTGAACTGTCTCATAATCTAGACATCAGTTGGAGAATTATTCCAGGTGAAAAAAATACAATTGTGACGCAAATTGCAAAGACAATTGATTTATTAGAGCCTCTGTTCCTGGTTGTCGGATATGATGTAAAGTCGAAGTATGATTTAGGTCCAAACATTAAGGATATTGTTTATAAAACCAACTATCCTGTGATTGCTTTAAAAAGTGGTGAAACAGTAAGACAATTAACTACTGTATTGTTCCCACTTACATTAGAGCCAAACTCGAGACAAAAAACAAATATCTCTATCAAGATTGCCAAAGATTTAGGCCTTAAGATCGCTCTATTCCCTATGAGATTAGGTAATACGAAAAGAGATGATACCAAAGAGCACATCTTTGTGGAACAACTTAAAAAGAGGTTTGAAGAAAACAAAATTGACTATAGTGTAGAATGGGCAGACGGTAAAGATGCTGTAGATTTGATTCTGGATCGTACGAACTACAATAAAACCGAAATCATCGGTATTGTATTCGAAAGTTCTCCTGACTTCCTGGACAAATTCAGAACAACCAGAGAAGAAAAGGTACTGAGTAGAAATACCAATCCATTATTGATTGTAAAATCTCACCACAGCCCTTATATCTACTAA